A stretch of the Desulfobacter sp. genome encodes the following:
- a CDS encoding 2-oxoglutarate oxidoreductase translates to MGKTFSKPNVLSQNYTHYCPGCTHGIVHRLVAEAIDELDIQDRTVGIAPVGCAVMAYNYFDCDFQEAAHGRAPAMATGIKRVRPDLIVFTYQGDGDLASIGMGEIIHAANRGEKFTVIFINNAIYGMTGGQMAPTTMPGQRATTAPTGRDTDQTGMPIRMANLLGELVTPGYVTRQAVLKPQQVNKAKKAIKKAFQYQVEGKCFSFVEVVSTCPTNWGMTPLNALKWAEETLLPYYELGDYKTPEE, encoded by the coding sequence ATGGGAAAAACATTTTCAAAGCCCAACGTGTTAAGCCAGAATTATACCCACTACTGCCCGGGCTGCACCCATGGTATCGTCCATAGGCTGGTTGCCGAAGCCATTGATGAACTGGATATTCAGGACAGAACCGTGGGCATCGCCCCTGTGGGGTGTGCTGTCATGGCCTACAATTATTTTGACTGTGACTTCCAGGAAGCGGCTCACGGCCGCGCCCCTGCCATGGCCACGGGAATCAAGCGGGTACGCCCGGACTTGATTGTATTTACCTACCAGGGAGACGGTGACCTTGCCAGCATCGGCATGGGAGAGATCATCCATGCGGCCAACCGGGGTGAAAAATTCACAGTCATTTTCATCAACAACGCCATTTACGGGATGACCGGCGGCCAGATGGCCCCCACCACCATGCCGGGTCAAAGGGCAACCACGGCCCCCACAGGACGTGACACAGACCAGACCGGAATGCCCATCCGCATGGCCAACCTCTTAGGAGAGCTGGTCACCCCGGGATATGTCACCCGCCAGGCCGTGCTCAAGCCCCAGCAGGTCAACAAGGCTAAAAAAGCCATTAAAAAAGCATTCCAATACCAGGTGGAAGGCAAATGTTTCAGCTTTGTGGAGGTGGTTTCCACCTGTCCCACAAACTGGGGAATGACCCCGCTGAATGCCTTAAAATGGGCCGAAGAGACCTTGCTGCCCTATTATGAACTGGGTGATTATAAAACCCCTGAAGAATAG
- a CDS encoding 2-oxoacid:acceptor oxidoreductase family protein: MQTEIKFAGFGGQGILLSAKLLAYAAMKQGSQVAWIPSYGPEMRGGTAYCTVVISDKLIGSPIIKNPSHLVAMNRPSLEKFDSTVKPGGIVFINSSLIPVRSERKDITELVVPVNDIAIKAGSVRAANIVALAAFAAKSQLVDLELLKKCIKEEFSAKAKIIPMNMTAFDEGVKAALA, from the coding sequence ATGCAGACAGAAATAAAATTTGCAGGATTCGGCGGACAGGGCATCCTTCTCAGTGCCAAGCTCCTGGCATATGCCGCAATGAAACAAGGTTCCCAGGTGGCCTGGATCCCGTCCTACGGTCCTGAGATGCGGGGCGGCACTGCCTATTGCACCGTGGTTATCAGCGACAAGCTCATCGGTTCGCCCATCATCAAGAACCCCAGCCATTTGGTGGCCATGAACCGGCCCTCCCTGGAAAAATTTGACTCAACCGTCAAACCCGGCGGGATTGTGTTCATTAATTCATCTTTAATTCCGGTCCGCAGTGAGCGCAAAGATATTACAGAGCTTGTGGTACCGGTAAACGATATTGCCATCAAGGCCGGCTCTGTCAGGGCCGCCAATATTGTTGCCCTGGCCGCCTTTGCAGCTAAAAGCCAGCTGGTGGACCTGGAACTTTTGAAAAAGTGTATTAAGGAAGAATTTTCAGCCAAAGCCAAAATCATTCCCATGAATATGACGGCATTTGATGAGGGGGTAAAAGCGGCACTGGCATAA
- a CDS encoding amino acid-binding protein, with protein MIRREISLFLKNVPGELGELTDLLGGAGINIDAITIQDASAYVQNLFEARGKSLKRLASSASYSSMRRDSAQFALIRLLPDDPDKTTALLKEKDYLFDSKEVVAIDMTNKPGELSKMTQRLGKEGININYVYGSVSTGDGKCLFVFCPEDVTFADAIFENGKY; from the coding sequence ATGATCAGACGTGAAATATCACTATTTCTCAAAAATGTGCCTGGCGAACTGGGAGAACTCACAGACCTTCTTGGAGGGGCGGGGATCAACATTGATGCCATCACCATCCAGGATGCATCCGCCTATGTGCAGAACCTGTTTGAAGCCCGGGGCAAATCCCTGAAACGGCTGGCCTCTTCGGCCAGTTATTCGTCCATGCGAAGGGATTCTGCCCAATTTGCCCTGATCCGTCTTTTGCCGGATGACCCTGACAAGACCACGGCCCTGCTCAAGGAAAAGGATTATCTTTTTGACAGCAAAGAGGTGGTGGCCATTGATATGACCAACAAGCCCGGGGAATTGTCCAAGATGACCCAGCGCCTGGGAAAAGAAGGGATCAATATCAATTATGTCTACGGATCGGTCTCAACCGGTGATGGAAAATGTCTCTTTGTTTTCTGCCCCGAGGATGTGACCTTTGCCGACGCCATCTTTGAGAATGGAAAATATTAG
- a CDS encoding long-chain fatty acid--CoA ligase, with protein sequence MNSQHLGRMITKIVETNDSRTALRYKENQEWNSLTYGQMWARVHGLAAAMISAGLEPGDRVGIYSDNCYQWAITDFACIMAGLISVPVYSTNTAEQVEYIVKDAGIGLVFVGNQDQYDNLSLIPEIKIVSYDPGLKVHGNAFVFFDEYTHDAVDPTLGDEICARQGQVTMDTTLTIIYTSGTTGLPKGVMLSHGNLFHQFTALDLHFKVTKEDVSLSFLPLSHVYERLWSYYLYSKGALNTYLSDPKKVIETLKEVKPTAMVSVPRLYEKIYAAVYNAQETASPLKKKLFSAAVDKGMAYHQRKKENQTIPLGLRIKFKIFDTLVLSKVRDLVGGPKNFFSAGGAPLERSIEEFFFACGLLVCQGYGLTETSPMISFNTPGAFKFGTVGKPVPNTEVKIGAHGEVLVKGGQVMKGYYNNPEKTAAAMVDGWFKTGDIGEFDPQGFLRITDRIKELIITSGGKNIAPQHIETLVGKDYFIEQIVAIGDRRKFICALVVPSMDALEAWAMQKGITWSSTEELICREDVHALYRERIKRNSTQLARVETIKKFTLLPKPFTVETGEITPTLKLKRKVISEKYYDLIESMYPKA encoded by the coding sequence ATGAATTCCCAGCATTTGGGCCGGATGATTACAAAAATTGTTGAAACAAATGATTCGCGCACCGCATTAAGATATAAAGAAAACCAGGAATGGAACAGCCTGACCTACGGTCAGATGTGGGCCCGGGTCCACGGTCTGGCTGCCGCCATGATCAGTGCCGGCCTTGAGCCGGGAGACCGGGTGGGCATCTATTCTGACAATTGCTACCAATGGGCGATCACCGATTTTGCCTGCATTATGGCAGGCTTGATTTCTGTTCCGGTTTACAGCACCAATACGGCCGAGCAGGTTGAATATATTGTCAAAGACGCAGGCATTGGCCTGGTATTTGTGGGCAACCAGGATCAATATGATAATCTGTCTTTGATTCCGGAGATTAAGATTGTCTCCTATGATCCGGGCCTAAAGGTCCATGGCAATGCATTTGTCTTTTTTGATGAGTATACCCATGACGCTGTGGACCCGACGCTTGGGGATGAAATTTGCGCCAGGCAGGGACAGGTCACGATGGATACCACATTGACCATTATCTATACCTCGGGCACCACAGGGCTTCCCAAGGGGGTGATGCTCAGCCACGGCAATCTCTTTCACCAGTTTACGGCCCTGGATTTGCATTTTAAAGTGACAAAGGAAGATGTCTCCTTGTCTTTTCTGCCCCTAAGCCACGTATACGAGCGGCTGTGGTCCTATTATCTTTATTCAAAGGGGGCGTTAAATACCTATCTGTCTGATCCCAAAAAGGTTATTGAGACCCTCAAGGAGGTCAAGCCCACAGCCATGGTTTCTGTGCCAAGGCTCTATGAAAAAATTTATGCGGCTGTTTACAATGCCCAGGAAACCGCCTCACCCTTGAAAAAGAAATTGTTCAGCGCAGCTGTTGATAAGGGCATGGCCTATCACCAAAGGAAAAAAGAAAATCAAACCATTCCCCTGGGCCTTAGGATAAAATTTAAGATTTTTGATACCCTGGTATTGTCCAAGGTCAGGGATCTTGTGGGCGGGCCTAAAAACTTTTTTTCCGCAGGCGGTGCCCCTCTGGAAAGGTCCATTGAAGAGTTCTTTTTTGCCTGCGGCCTGCTGGTCTGCCAGGGATACGGACTGACCGAAACCTCTCCCATGATCAGTTTTAACACCCCCGGGGCCTTTAAATTCGGCACCGTGGGTAAGCCTGTCCCCAATACCGAGGTTAAAATCGGGGCTCATGGAGAGGTCCTTGTCAAAGGGGGGCAGGTCATGAAAGGCTATTATAACAATCCTGAAAAAACTGCGGCCGCCATGGTGGATGGATGGTTTAAGACAGGGGATATCGGAGAGTTCGATCCCCAGGGCTTTTTAAGGATCACCGACCGGATCAAAGAGCTGATCATTACCTCCGGCGGAAAGAATATTGCCCCCCAGCACATTGAGACCCTGGTGGGCAAAGATTATTTCATTGAGCAGATCGTGGCCATTGGCGACCGGAGAAAATTCATTTGCGCCTTGGTGGTTCCGTCCATGGATGCCCTTGAGGCCTGGGCCATGCAAAAAGGCATCACCTGGTCTTCAACCGAAGAACTGATTTGCCGGGAAGATGTTCACGCGCTTTACAGGGAACGGATCAAGCGAAATTCCACCCAGCTGGCCCGGGTGGAAACCATTAAGAAATTCACCCTTCTGCCCAAGCCGTTTACCGTTGAAACCGGTGAAATTACCCCGACCTTGAAGTTAAAGCGAAAAGTGATTTCTGAAAAATATTATGATCTGATCGAGTCCATGTACCCCAAGGCTTAA
- a CDS encoding transposase family protein: protein MKSKRGSSPLSLNPDEQQTVLDILHSDTYRDQAPYQVYASLLDKGKYYCSIRTMYRLLHKEHGSVPERRRQVNRPKYKKPELLATGPNQVWSWDITKLKSVTKWTYFYLYVIMDIFSRYVVGWMVAHKEQTALAKRLIERAHSHFPGYTAGTGLCMFAICFRQFQRPAL, encoded by the coding sequence GTGAAATCAAAGCGGGGCAGCTCTCCTCTTTCTTTGAATCCTGATGAACAACAAACGGTTTTGGATATTCTTCACTCGGACACGTATCGAGACCAGGCCCCATACCAGGTCTATGCCTCTCTTCTTGATAAAGGAAAATACTATTGCTCCATCAGAACGATGTATCGGCTTCTTCACAAAGAACATGGTTCTGTACCGGAACGAAGACGGCAGGTAAATCGCCCGAAATATAAAAAACCTGAATTGCTGGCAACCGGACCGAATCAGGTCTGGTCCTGGGATATTACCAAGTTGAAAAGCGTCACAAAATGGACTTATTTCTATCTGTATGTAATCATGGATATTTTCAGCAGGTATGTTGTCGGCTGGATGGTCGCCCATAAGGAACAAACAGCATTGGCCAAAAGGCTTATTGAGAGGGCGCATTCCCATTTTCCCGGTTATACCGCTGGCACTGGATTGTGCATGTTTGCCATCTGCTTCAGGCAGTTCCAACGCCCTGCTTTATAA
- a CDS encoding IS4 family transposase codes for MTHISVPKKQLRSLNFDNFRCSLIKSLSKAPELQSRGDRPLKMTFEDQINALVYFHLQEHKSARHLIQDLKENVFAKENIAPDGGISRSSFCEAINHRGLEQLQFIFEDLYKQALECHPGEHAELGELVSIDGSLINAVLSMHWANYRKGSKKAKVHCGFDINHGIPNKIFLTEGNGAERTFVPKILSKGQTGVMDRGYQSHKEFDLLQEQGKHFVCRIKTRTTRTIIDNHETPSDSYIFYDALVKLGTPNQNQTKRPVRVVGYKIAGVKYYVATDRHDLTAEQIATIYKLRWTIEDFFKWWKEHLKVYHLIARSEYGLMVQILGGLITYLLLTIHCQKQFNEKVTIKRVRQLRTAILNDLFGCEEQGSHSSNRDNIVKDQKIIEQAKT; via the coding sequence ATGACGCACATCTCAGTCCCTAAAAAACAACTACGGTCCCTGAACTTTGACAATTTCAGGTGCTCTCTGATAAAGTCACTTTCAAAAGCACCGGAATTACAATCTCGAGGAGACCGCCCTTTAAAAATGACATTCGAAGACCAGATAAATGCTTTGGTTTATTTCCATCTTCAGGAGCACAAGTCTGCCCGACATTTAATTCAGGATCTCAAGGAGAATGTTTTTGCTAAAGAAAATATTGCGCCAGACGGTGGTATCAGCCGTAGTAGTTTCTGTGAAGCCATCAATCACAGGGGACTCGAACAACTGCAATTTATCTTTGAGGATCTTTATAAACAGGCTCTTGAGTGTCATCCGGGTGAACACGCCGAGTTAGGAGAGTTGGTTTCCATTGACGGTAGTCTCATAAATGCAGTCCTTTCAATGCACTGGGCGAACTACAGAAAAGGAAGTAAAAAAGCCAAAGTACATTGCGGATTTGACATTAATCACGGAATCCCAAACAAAATCTTTTTGACTGAAGGCAACGGCGCTGAACGCACTTTTGTTCCCAAAATACTTTCCAAGGGGCAAACAGGTGTTATGGATCGTGGATATCAATCCCATAAAGAATTTGACCTGCTTCAGGAGCAAGGCAAACATTTTGTCTGCCGTATAAAAACCAGGACAACAAGAACAATTATTGATAACCACGAGACCCCTTCCGACAGCTACATTTTTTATGATGCACTGGTTAAACTTGGTACTCCGAATCAAAACCAGACGAAAAGGCCTGTTCGGGTTGTTGGCTATAAAATTGCTGGCGTCAAATACTATGTGGCAACTGACAGGCATGATTTAACAGCGGAACAAATAGCAACAATTTATAAACTCCGGTGGACCATTGAGGATTTTTTCAAATGGTGGAAAGAACATCTGAAGGTATATCATCTCATTGCCCGCAGTGAATACGGCCTTATGGTTCAGATTCTTGGCGGCCTTATCACTTACCTGTTACTGACAATCCATTGCCAAAAACAGTTTAATGAAAAGGTCACGATCAAAAGAGTTCGGCAGCTGCGAACCGCCATTCTAAATGACCTGTTTGGCTGCGAGGAGCAGGGCTCTCATAGTTCAAACAGGGACAATATTGTCAAAGATCAAAAAATTATTGAGCAAGCAAAAACCTAA
- a CDS encoding ISL3 family transposase, which produces MSTSFIYHAFGLRDYFYKTTRFIGGIITFELIPKPEAVKCPECNSRSVTRKGIVTRDLRTIPVGSKPVILRTAIQRIWCSFCQFVRQIKLSFAQEGKSYTRAFERYVLELSQFMTIKDIAIHLRISWDTIKQIQKEDLLRRYRNIPLEKVRQIAIDEISIGKGHKYLTIVMDLESGRILHVGEGKGGEALKSFWTKVKISKAKIKAVSIDMSPAYLSAVIENLSGSAIVFDRFHVVKLFNEKLSDFRRKLYNLLANTGQQKLLKGVRWLLLKNPENLSDDKKEAQRLEEALKINQPLLAVYYMKEELRQIWNQKKKETAEKIVSNWINLANISKIPMLRGRSKFCVS; this is translated from the coding sequence ATGTCCACAAGCTTCATATACCATGCCTTTGGCCTTCGTGACTACTTTTATAAAACAACGCGTTTCATCGGTGGAATAATCACTTTTGAACTCATACCAAAACCGGAGGCGGTAAAATGCCCGGAATGTAATTCCAGGTCCGTCACCAGGAAAGGGATTGTGACAAGAGATCTCAGAACAATACCGGTAGGTTCAAAACCCGTGATTCTCAGGACGGCTATCCAGAGAATTTGGTGTTCGTTCTGTCAATTTGTCCGGCAAATCAAACTATCCTTTGCCCAGGAGGGGAAAAGCTATACCCGGGCTTTTGAACGGTATGTCTTGGAGTTGTCTCAGTTCATGACAATCAAAGATATTGCCATCCATTTAAGGATCAGCTGGGATACGATAAAGCAGATCCAGAAAGAAGACCTGCTGAGGCGTTATCGAAATATCCCCCTTGAGAAAGTCCGGCAGATTGCCATAGATGAAATTTCCATAGGGAAAGGGCATAAATACTTGACCATCGTGATGGATCTGGAATCCGGTAGAATTCTGCACGTGGGAGAAGGAAAAGGTGGTGAAGCTTTGAAATCTTTTTGGACAAAAGTGAAAATATCGAAAGCAAAAATCAAAGCCGTCAGCATCGATATGTCCCCGGCATACTTGAGTGCTGTTATTGAAAATCTTTCTGGTTCAGCAATTGTCTTTGACAGATTTCATGTTGTTAAATTGTTCAATGAGAAACTGTCGGATTTCAGGCGAAAGCTCTACAACCTTCTTGCCAATACCGGGCAACAAAAACTTCTGAAGGGAGTCCGGTGGCTTTTGTTAAAAAATCCCGAAAACCTCAGTGATGACAAGAAGGAGGCCCAACGGTTAGAAGAAGCATTGAAAATAAATCAGCCGCTATTGGCAGTCTACTACATGAAAGAGGAACTCAGGCAAATATGGAATCAAAAGAAAAAAGAAACAGCTGAAAAGATAGTCAGCAATTGGATCAATCTGGCCAATATTTCCAAAATTCCAATGTTGAGAGGGCGTTCAAAATTCTGTGTCAGTTGA
- a CDS encoding IS256 family transposase: MTEENTEFDFQKALKGIQEGKPFTGKGGVLTSLIKNLAEAALEGELESHLGQEVSANRRNGKSKKTIKSLDGKFELKTPRDRAGTFSPQIVKKHQTTLSDEIERKIIALYGLGMSYNDMASHLQEIYGLEISNATLSTITDKIIHTVKEWQARPLENVYPIVWLDAIHYKVRENGKVGSKAVYTILGVNIEGRKEVLGLYISENEGANFWLQVLTDLSNRGVKDILIACVDGLKGFPEAIETIFPDTEVQLCVVHQIRNSLKYVGSKNKKEFMADLKRVYKAVNKDLAEEELDILENKWNDKYPIVIKSWRNNWERLSHFFKYPEEIRRIIYTTNTIEAVHRQFRKLTKTKGSFPNQDSLLKLLYMGIQNASKKWTMPIQNWSLTISQLAIFFEGRLDKELGI; the protein is encoded by the coding sequence ATGACCGAAGAAAACACCGAATTTGATTTTCAAAAAGCCCTTAAAGGCATCCAGGAAGGTAAACCCTTCACAGGTAAGGGCGGCGTCCTTACATCATTAATCAAAAATCTTGCTGAAGCTGCTCTTGAAGGAGAGTTGGAGTCCCATCTCGGGCAGGAAGTTTCTGCCAACCGCCGTAATGGAAAAAGCAAAAAGACCATTAAATCCCTGGATGGTAAATTTGAGCTAAAAACCCCGCGTGACAGGGCCGGAACCTTCTCTCCACAGATCGTCAAAAAACATCAGACAACGCTCAGCGATGAAATTGAAAGAAAGATAATAGCCCTTTACGGCCTGGGCATGAGTTATAATGATATGGCTTCCCATTTACAGGAAATCTATGGACTTGAGATTTCAAATGCCACTCTGAGCACCATTACCGATAAAATCATCCATACCGTCAAAGAATGGCAGGCCAGGCCGTTGGAAAATGTGTACCCAATCGTATGGCTTGATGCCATACATTATAAAGTACGAGAAAACGGAAAGGTCGGCAGCAAAGCCGTTTACACAATTCTTGGGGTGAATATCGAGGGCCGCAAAGAGGTTCTTGGGCTGTACATATCCGAGAATGAGGGTGCGAACTTCTGGCTGCAGGTGTTAACAGACCTTTCAAACCGAGGGGTAAAAGATATCCTGATTGCCTGTGTTGATGGTCTAAAAGGTTTTCCCGAGGCCATTGAGACCATATTCCCGGACACAGAAGTTCAACTCTGCGTAGTCCACCAGATCCGAAATTCATTGAAATACGTTGGTTCCAAAAATAAAAAGGAATTTATGGCAGATCTAAAACGTGTTTATAAAGCGGTCAATAAGGATCTGGCCGAAGAAGAACTGGATATCTTGGAAAATAAATGGAATGACAAATACCCGATTGTGATAAAATCCTGGCGGAACAACTGGGAACGCCTCAGTCATTTCTTTAAATATCCAGAAGAGATTCGACGGATAATATACACCACAAATACCATTGAGGCTGTGCATCGACAGTTTCGAAAACTGACCAAAACAAAGGGATCATTCCCGAACCAGGACAGCCTGTTAAAACTGCTTTACATGGGGATCCAGAACGCCAGTAAAAAATGGACAATGCCGATTCAAAATTGGTCACTGACAATTTCCCAGTTGGCAATTTTCTTTGAAGGCCGGCTGGATAAAGAGCTGGGAATTTGA
- a CDS encoding transposase yields the protein MLMKFAKTLAVHRQRILSYYDYRISTGPLEGTNNKIKTMKRKAYGYRDSEFFRLKLLDLHNKRYSLIG from the coding sequence ATGTTGATGAAATTTGCCAAGACCTTGGCTGTGCACAGGCAAAGAATCCTTTCATACTATGATTACAGGATATCTACAGGTCCTTTAGAAGGGACAAATAACAAGATAAAAACCATGAAACGGAAAGCTTATGGATACAGGGATTCAGAGTTTTTCAGGTTGAAACTTTTGGACCTTCACAATAAAAGGTACTCATTAATCGGATGA
- a CDS encoding ISL3 family transposase gives MSTSFIYHAFGLRDYFYKTTRFIGGIITFELIPKPEAVKCPECNSRSVTRKGIVTRDLRTIPVGSKPVILRTAIQRIWCSFCQFVRQIKLSFAQEGKSYTRAFERYVLELSQFMTIKDIAIHLRISWDTIKQIQKEDLLRRYRNIPLEKVRQIAIDEISIGKGHKYLTIVMDLESGRILHVGEGKGGEALKSFWTKVKISKAKIKAVSIDMSPAYLSAVIENLSGSAIVFDRFHVVKLFNEKLSDFRRKLYNLLANTGQQKLLKGVRWLLLKNPENLSDDKKEAQRLEEALKINQPLLVVYYMKEELRQIWNQKKKETAEKIVSNWINLANISKIPMLMKFAKTLAVHRQRILSYYDYRISTGPLEGTNNKIKTMKRKAYGYRDSEFFRLKLLDLHNKRYALIG, from the coding sequence ATGTCCACAAGCTTCATATACCATGCCTTTGGCCTTCGTGACTACTTTTATAAAACAACACGTTTCATCGGTGGAATAATCACTTTTGAACTCATACCAAAACCGGAGGCGGTAAAATGCCCGGAATGTAATTCCAGGTCCGTCACCAGGAAAGGGATTGTGACAAGAGATCTCAGAACAATACCGGTAGGTTCAAAACCCGTGATTCTCAGGACGGCTATCCAGAGAATTTGGTGTTCGTTCTGTCAATTTGTCCGGCAAATCAAACTATCCTTTGCCCAGGAGGGGAAAAGCTATACCCGGGCTTTTGAACGGTATGTCTTGGAGTTGTCTCAGTTCATGACAATCAAAGATATTGCCATCCATTTAAGGATCAGCTGGGATACGATAAAGCAGATCCAGAAAGAAGACCTGCTGAGGCGTTATCGAAATATCCCCCTTGAGAAAGTCCGGCAGATTGCCATAGATGAAATTTCCATAGGGAAAGGGCATAAATACTTGACCATCGTGATGGATCTGGAATCCGGTAGAATTCTGCACGTGGGAGAAGGAAAAGGTGGTGAAGCTTTGAAATCTTTTTGGACAAAAGTGAAAATATCGAAAGCAAAAATCAAAGCCGTCAGCATCGATATGTCCCCGGCATACTTGAGTGCTGTTATTGAAAATCTTTCTGGTTCAGCAATTGTCTTTGACAGATTTCATGTTGTTAAATTGTTCAATGAGAAACTGTCGGATTTCAGGCGAAAGCTCTACAACCTTCTTGCCAATACCGGGCAACAAAAACTTCTGAAGGGAGTCCGGTGGCTTTTGTTAAAAAATCCCGAAAACCTCAGTGATGACAAGAAGGAGGCCCAACGGTTAGAAGAAGCATTGAAAATAAATCAGCCGCTATTGGTAGTCTACTACATGAAAGAGGAACTCAGGCAAATATGGAATCAAAAGAAAAAAGAAACAGCTGAAAAGATAGTCAGCAATTGGATCAATCTGGCCAATATTTCCAAAATTCCAATGTTGATGAAATTTGCCAAGACCTTGGCTGTGCACAGGCAAAGAATCCTTTCATACTATGATTACAGGATATCTACAGGTCCTTTAGAAGGGACAAATAACAAGATAAAAACCATGAAACGGAAAGCTTATGGATACAGGGATTCGGAGTTTTTCAGGTTGAAACTTTTGGACCTTCACAATAAAAGGTACGCATTAATCGGATGA